A stretch of the Orcinus orca chromosome 1, mOrcOrc1.1, whole genome shotgun sequence genome encodes the following:
- the NBL1 gene encoding neuroblastoma suppressor of tumorigenicity 1 isoform X1 → MLRVLVGALLPAMLLAAPPPINKLALFPDKSAWCEAKNITQIVGHSGCEAKSIQNRACLGQCFSYSVPNTFPQSTESLVHCDSCMPAQSMWEIVTLECPGHEEVPRVDKLVEKILHCSCQACGKEPSHEGLSVYVQGEDAQGSQPGLHSHPHPGGQPPEPEDPPGAPHAEEEGAED, encoded by the exons ATGCTTCGGGTCCTGGTGGGGGCTCTCCTCCCCGCCATGCTGCTGGCTGCTCCACCGCCCATCAACAAGCTGGCACTGTTCCCGGATAAGAGCGCCTGGTGCGAGGCCAAGAACATCACCCAGATCGTGGGCCACAGCGGCTGTGAGGCCAAGTCCATCCAGAACAG GGCGTGCCTGGGACAGTGCTTCAGCTACAGCGTTCCCAATACCTTCCCGCAGTCTACAGAGTCCCTGGTGCACTGCGACTCGTGCATGCCGGCCCAGTCCATGTGGGAGATC GTGACCTTGGAGTGCCCTGGCCATGAGGAGGTGCCCAGGGTGGACAAGCTGGTGGAAAAGATCCTGCACTGCAGCTGCCAGGCATGCGGCAAGGAGCCCAGTCACGAGGGGCTGAGCGTCTATGTGCAGGGCGAGGATGCGCAGGGCTCCCAGCCCGGCCTCCACTCCCACCCGCACCCTGGCGGGCAGCCCCCCGAGCCCGAGGATCCCCCTGGGGCCCCCCATGCAGAGGAAGAGGGGGCTGAGGACTGA